The DNA segment ACCCGCGAAGGACGCGAAGGCTGCCGCCGCTGCGCCCGCGAAGGACGCGAAGAAGAAGTAGCTCAGGCACGTGCTCGTCGTCGGCCTGGGCAACCCGGGGAAGAAGTACGAGAAGACCCGCCACAACGTGGGCTTCGTCGTGCTCGACGCGATCGCGAAGGACAACGGGCTCGAGGACTTCCGCGAGAAGTTCTCGGGCCTCTTTTCCAAGGGCAGCGTCTACGGCGCAGACGCCGTGCTGCTCAAGCCCCAGACCTTCATGAACCTGTCGGGCGACTCCGCGCAGCCCGCGATGGTCTTCCACAAGCGCGCGGTCGGCGACGTCATCGTCATCCACGACGAGCTCGACCTCCCGTTCGGCGAGGTCCGCGTGAAGGTCGGCGGCGGGCACGCGGGTCACAACGGCCTCCGCTCGCTCATCGCGCGCATGGGCAGCCCTGAGTTCGTGCGCGTCCGCGTGGGTGTGGGTCGCCCGCCCGCCGCCTTCGCCGGGGACGTGGCCGACTACGTGCTGAGCGACTTCGCCCCGGACGAGCGCGCCGCGCTGCCCGGGATCGTCGAGCAGGCTCGTCGGGCGGTCGAGCGCGTCATGCGTGAAGGCGCGCTCGCGGCGATGGGCGCGGTGAACGCCAAGGCACCTCCGCGAAACGGAAGACGAGGCGAGGCGTGACGCACGCGGCGCGGAGCTAACGCCCGCAGGTCATCGCCCGCGAAACGTCGCCTTGCGCTTCTCGGTGAACGCGGCGAAGCCTTCCTTGGCGTCGTTCGAGCGGAACAGCTCCGCCTGCAGCTCGCGCTCGAGCGCGAGGCCCTGCTCCAGGCCGCCCTCGAGACCCGACTGCACGGCCCGCTTGATACGACCGACCGCGAGCGGTGCGCCGGTAGGGGGGCAGAAACGCCGGCCGTAGGCGACCACCTGCTTGATGAACGCCTCGTTCGACTCGGCCTCGAACACCTTGTTGACGATGCCCGCGAGCAGCGCGTCGTCGACGCCGAGCTTGGTCCCTTCGATCATGTACTCGATCGCCTTCGAGCGACCGACGAGGCGACCGAGGCGCTGAGTGCCGCCGGTCCCGGGGAGCACGCCGAGCAGGGCCTCGGGGAGGCCGATTTGCAGATCGCCGGCGCGGGCGATGCGGAGGTCGCACGCGAGGGCGACCTCGAGCCCGCCGCCGATCGCGTGTCCGTTGATCGCCGCGATGCAGAGCTTGGGCGTCTGCTCGAGGCGAGAGAGGGTCTCGTTCGCGTGGAGGCAGAAGTAGTACTTGAAGGTCGCGTCCGCCTCTTGGAGCATGTTGACGTTCGCGCCCGCCGAGAACGCCTTGTCGCCGTGCCCCGTGAGCACGATGACGTGCACGTCGTTGTCGAAGCGCGCCTCGAGGATGCACGCGTCGAGCTCCTTCAGCATCTCGTAGCTGTACGAGTTCACGGGCGGATCGTTCAGCGTCATCAGCGCGACGCCCTTGTCCGTGGAGTAGTTGACCAGCGCTCCCATGTGTCGTGCTCTCCCCGCCTCGATTGGCGCAGCTGCGCGTCGCGCGAGGCTCGACCTCGGCGTCCGCCTTCCGTCGACGCCGGTTGTATCCCGAACACCCCGGCGCTGACCAGCGCCAGCGGACGGGCCCGCGCGCGCGCGCTACCTTCGGATTGAACTCGTGAAGTCGAGGCACTAGGGTGCCCGAGGCCATGGATCTCGCACCCTTGAAGCAGGAAGTGAAGGAGCTCATCGTCCGCGAGCTGAACCTCGAGGGGCGGGTGCCGAGCTCCATCGAGGACGACGCGCCGCTGTTCGGAGAGGGCCTCGGCCTCGACTCGCTCGACGCCCTTCAGCTCGCCATGAGCCTTGAAGAGAGCTTCGGCGTGCCCATCCCCGAGGGCCCCGAGGCCCGCAGCATCTTCCGCTCGGTGACCGGCATCGCCGAGCACATCGCGAAGGGTCGCCCTTCCCCCAGCTCGTGAATCCCGGAGACCCGCAGGGCGGCGAGCTCGAGCCCGACGGCAGCGACGAGGACTCTCGGATCGCCGTGTCGGGCGTGGGCGTCGTCTCGGCGCTCGGTGGCACGGCGGAGGCCACGTGGGAGGGGATCCTCGCGGGCCGGCGCGGCGTTCGCGAGCTCACGCTGTTCAACGCCACGGGGCACCGCTCGACCCTCGCCGCCGAGGTGGCGGGCATCGGGAGCCGCCCCGACGACTCGTGGTCGCGGACGGCCGAGATGGGCCTCATGGCGGCGGGTGAGGCGGCGCGCTCCGCCGATCTCCGGGGAGCTCGCGCCGCGGGGCTGCGCATCGGCCTCGTCGTCGGCGCGACCACCGGGGGCATGTTCGAGACCGAGTCGCTCCTCGCGCTCCTCGCCGACCCCAAAGAGCGCGAAACCACCAAAGACGACGCCTGGCGTCGGCTGCTGTCGAACCCCATAAGCTCCACCACGGCCTGGATCGATCGGGAGGTTGGGCCCTTCGCCCGCACGCGCACCCTGTCGAGCGCGTGCTCCAGCGGCGCGAACGCCCTGGCCGTGGCCGCCGACTGGCTGCTCCTCGACGTGGTGGATGTGGTGCTGGCAGGCGGCGCCGACGGCCTCTGCAGGCTCACGCAGGCGGGCTTCGGCGCGCTCGCCGCCTGCGATCCGTCGCCGTGCCGCCCCTTCGACGTTCGCCGCCGCGGCCTGAACCTCGGGGAGGGGGCGGGCTTCCTGGTCCTGGAGCGGGCGAGCACGGCGCGCCGCCGTGGGGTAAAGGTCAGATGTATTCTGGCGGGCTGGGCGCTCGGCTCCGAGGGCCACCACATCACGAACCCCGAGCCAACGGGCAACACCCCCGCGCGCTTGCTCACCGAGGCGCTGCGTCGGGCGGGGCTCGGGCTGGCCAGCCTCGGCTACGTGAACGCGCACGGCACGGCGACGCCCCTGAACGACGCGATGGAGGCGGCCGGGCTCGCGGCCGCCCTCGGCGAGCGCCTCGGCGAGGTCCCCGTGTCGAGCTCGAAGGCCCAGCTCGGGCACACGCTCGCCGCTGCGGGCGCCATCGAGGCGGTCCTCACGACCCTCGTGCTCCGCGACGGCGTCCTCCCGCCCACCGTCGGCCTCGAGGAGATCGATCCTGCTTGCCCGCTGCGGCACGTCCTCGTCGCCGAGCGGGCGGAGGTGTCGGTCGCGGCGTCGAGCTCGTTCGGCTTCGGTGGCATGGACACGGTCGTGGTCTTCGCTTCCGACCGTCGCGCCTCGGCGCCGGCGCGTGCGCTCCAGGAGGTCGTGGTGGTTGGCGCTGCGGCGCTCACGCCGCGCGGATTTCGCGAGGGTCGCGCGACCCACGAGCTCCTCGACGCGCCCATCGCCGGCGCGCGCGCGGTGACCCTCGATCCGGCGTGGCTCGATCCGGCGCGCGCGCGTCGCCTAGACAGGCTCTCGCGCCTCGTCACGGTCGTCGCGGAGCGCGCGCTCGTGGGCACGCCGCGCTTCGCCGAGGCGCACTCCGGGCGCGTGGGGTTGCTCGTCGGTAACGCGTGGGGCAACCTCGACGCCTCCGCGGGCTTCATGCGGCGTGTCTTCGACAAGGGGCCGCGGCTGGCGAGCCCCGCGGAGTTCCCGAACCTCGTGCCCAGCTCGCCCGTCGGGCACGCGAGCGTCTACCTCGGCCTCACGGGCCCGGCGTTCTCGCTCTGCGACTTTGCCGCCAGCGGCGAGGCGTGCTTCCTCCAGGGCTTCGAGATGGTGGCGTCCAGTGAGGTCGAGAGCGTGTGCGTGGGCGGCGTCGAGGAGGCGAGCGACATCGTCGAGAACGTCCTGTCTCGCGTGTTTCGCGATCCGAGCGAGCGCCCGCAGCGCGCGGAGGGCGCGGCCGCGTGCACCCTCACCAGCGCGCGCGTCGCAGCGGAGCGAGGACTGCCGGTGCTCGCGCGGGTGCTGAGCGCCACCGCGTTCCGCGCCGGGCCGGGCGCCCTCGCCGCGACCGACATCGAGGTGCCTGTCGACGGGTCCCTCGTCCTCGCGCGGACCGAGGCGCTCGGGGCTGCGGTGGTCGCCGGCACTGCGTGGGCCGCGTGCCCCTGCCTCGCGACCGAGGGCGCCACCGGAGCTCACGAGTCGGCCGGGGCGATCACGCTGGCCGCCGCGGTCGGCTTCGTCGCCAGCGGGCTGTACCCGCGCGTGCTGGTCGTCGGCGAGGCGGGGTCGAACGGCTACGCCGTGGTGCTCGGGTGAGCCCCCGCCGGTCCGCCGCCGCGCGGGCCGCGTCGGTCGCGTTCTTCGTCGTCGCCACGGGCTGCGGCGGCGCAGCGGGCCCCGATCTGACCCGCCTCCCGCGCGTGTCGCAACGCGACTGGGACCGCGCCCGGGCCTCGCTCGCGGCCGCCCGGGCCGAGCTCCCCCGCGCGCCCTACACGCTCGTCGTGTCGGTGGAGATGCGAGAACCTCGCACGGGGCGTACTTTTTCGGCGCGCGGCGGCCTGGCGGTGCTGCCTGGGAAGAGCGTGCGCTTGCAGCTGCTCGGCCCGGGCGGCGCGACCGCCCTCGACGCCTGGCTCACGCGCGAGCGCTTTCGTTTCGACGTGCCTGCGGCCGACATCCACAAGCGCGGCCGCGTCGACGGGCCCGACGCCGAGGGGCTGCCCGTCGCGTTCTTTCGCTTCTGGTTCCTTTCGCAGCTCGATGGGCGCCTCCTGTTCGGCAAACCTACGCGCGAGGGAGTCTACCTGGTGCTCCGCGACGGCGCGGCGACCGTCGAGATGTTCCGCGCCTCGCGGGGCGGCAGGGTCGAGGCGGAGCGCACCGTCGGCGGCCAGACCGAAGAGCTCTCGGTCGACGCGTGGGCCGCGAGGCCGAGCGCCGGCGACCGCGCCCTCTACCGTGCGCGCGGCGGCGTGAGCGCGAGCGTCGTCATCGAGTCCATCGGCGACGAGGTGCCGGACCTCGCGGCGTTCGAGGAGCCGCTGTGACCGCGATCGTGGCCTTTGGCGC comes from the Myxococcales bacterium genome and includes:
- a CDS encoding aminoacyl-tRNA hydrolase; amino-acid sequence: MLVVGLGNPGKKYEKTRHNVGFVVLDAIAKDNGLEDFREKFSGLFSKGSVYGADAVLLKPQTFMNLSGDSAQPAMVFHKRAVGDVIVIHDELDLPFGEVRVKVGGGHAGHNGLRSLIARMGSPEFVRVRVGVGRPPAAFAGDVADYVLSDFAPDERAALPGIVEQARRAVERVMREGALAAMGAVNAKAPPRNGRRGEA
- a CDS encoding enoyl-CoA hydratase/isomerase family protein, translated to MGALVNYSTDKGVALMTLNDPPVNSYSYEMLKELDACILEARFDNDVHVIVLTGHGDKAFSAGANVNMLQEADATFKYYFCLHANETLSRLEQTPKLCIAAINGHAIGGGLEVALACDLRIARAGDLQIGLPEALLGVLPGTGGTQRLGRLVGRSKAIEYMIEGTKLGVDDALLAGIVNKVFEAESNEAFIKQVVAYGRRFCPPTGAPLAVGRIKRAVQSGLEGGLEQGLALERELQAELFRSNDAKEGFAAFTEKRKATFRGR
- a CDS encoding 3-oxoacyl-ACP synthase; translation: MNPGDPQGGELEPDGSDEDSRIAVSGVGVVSALGGTAEATWEGILAGRRGVRELTLFNATGHRSTLAAEVAGIGSRPDDSWSRTAEMGLMAAGEAARSADLRGARAAGLRIGLVVGATTGGMFETESLLALLADPKERETTKDDAWRRLLSNPISSTTAWIDREVGPFARTRTLSSACSSGANALAVAADWLLLDVVDVVLAGGADGLCRLTQAGFGALAACDPSPCRPFDVRRRGLNLGEGAGFLVLERASTARRRGVKVRCILAGWALGSEGHHITNPEPTGNTPARLLTEALRRAGLGLASLGYVNAHGTATPLNDAMEAAGLAAALGERLGEVPVSSSKAQLGHTLAAAGAIEAVLTTLVLRDGVLPPTVGLEEIDPACPLRHVLVAERAEVSVAASSSFGFGGMDTVVVFASDRRASAPARALQEVVVVGAAALTPRGFREGRATHELLDAPIAGARAVTLDPAWLDPARARRLDRLSRLVTVVAERALVGTPRFAEAHSGRVGLLVGNAWGNLDASAGFMRRVFDKGPRLASPAEFPNLVPSSPVGHASVYLGLTGPAFSLCDFAASGEACFLQGFEMVASSEVESVCVGGVEEASDIVENVLSRVFRDPSERPQRAEGAAACTLTSARVAAERGLPVLARVLSATAFRAGPGALAATDIEVPVDGSLVLARTEALGAAVVAGTAWAACPCLATEGATGAHESAGAITLAAAVGFVASGLYPRVLVVGEAGSNGYAVVLG